From Hartmannibacter diazotrophicus, a single genomic window includes:
- the moaA gene encoding GTP 3',8-cyclase MoaA has translation MGFPGHPTGQDGLDTRAPLIDPFGRSVTYLRVSVTDRCDFRCVYCMAENMTFLPKKDILSLEELDRLCSAFIDKGVDKLRITGGEPLVRKNIMTLFHDLSRHLASGRLKELTLTTNGSQLARYADELADCGVKRINVSIDTLDADKFHQITRWGHLDKVLEGVEAAKRAGIQVKINAVALKDVNEHEIPDMIRWAHGEGHDLTLIETMPLGDIEGDRTDQYLPLSRVRADLMDRFTLTDIPYKTGGPARYVEVEETGGRLGFITPMTHNFCESCNRVRVTCTGTLFMCLGQEDAADLRAALRASESDDLLKLAIDEAISRKPKGHDFIIDRVRKAPAVSRHMSMTGG, from the coding sequence ATGGGATTTCCGGGCCACCCGACCGGACAGGACGGTCTTGATACGCGCGCGCCACTGATCGACCCGTTCGGGCGCTCTGTGACCTATCTGCGCGTTTCGGTCACCGACCGCTGTGATTTCCGCTGTGTCTACTGCATGGCCGAGAACATGACCTTCCTGCCGAAGAAGGACATCCTGAGCCTGGAGGAACTCGACCGCCTCTGCTCGGCCTTCATCGACAAGGGCGTCGACAAGCTGCGCATCACCGGCGGCGAACCGCTGGTGCGCAAGAACATCATGACGCTGTTCCACGACCTGTCGCGCCATCTCGCCAGCGGCCGCCTCAAGGAACTGACGCTGACGACCAACGGCTCGCAGCTTGCCCGCTATGCGGACGAACTCGCCGACTGCGGCGTCAAGCGCATCAACGTCTCCATCGACACGCTCGATGCGGACAAGTTCCACCAGATCACCCGATGGGGCCATCTCGACAAGGTTCTGGAAGGCGTCGAGGCCGCAAAGCGCGCGGGCATTCAGGTCAAGATCAATGCCGTGGCGCTGAAGGATGTCAACGAGCACGAAATCCCGGACATGATCCGCTGGGCGCATGGCGAAGGCCATGACCTGACCCTGATCGAGACCATGCCGCTCGGCGACATCGAGGGCGACCGCACCGACCAGTATCTGCCGCTCTCCCGCGTGCGCGCCGACCTGATGGACCGCTTCACGCTGACCGACATCCCCTACAAGACCGGCGGGCCCGCCCGCTATGTCGAAGTGGAGGAGACCGGCGGCCGGCTCGGCTTCATCACGCCGATGACGCACAATTTCTGCGAAAGCTGCAACCGGGTCCGCGTCACCTGCACCGGCACGCTCTTCATGTGCCTTGGCCAGGAAGATGCCGCCGACCTTCGCGCCGCCCTCAGGGCCTCCGAGAGCGACGATCTCCTGAAGCTCGCCATCGACGAAGCGATCTCGCGCAAGCCCAAGGGTCATGACTTCATCATTGACCGCGTGCGCAAGGCGCCCGCCGTCTCGCGTCACATGTCGATGACCGGCGGCTGA
- a CDS encoding LysR substrate-binding domain-containing protein yields the protein MARSTFRVDSNLAQLAALRAGFGIGAFQVQIARQNKDLVRVLESDFELALPVWIVMHEDLSSSPPCRAVFDALVDGMTAYIAA from the coding sequence CTGGCCAGAAGCACCTTCCGTGTCGACAGCAATCTGGCACAGCTCGCCGCCCTGAGAGCCGGCTTCGGCATCGGCGCTTTCCAGGTCCAGATCGCGAGGCAAAACAAGGATCTGGTCAGGGTTCTTGAATCAGATTTCGAACTCGCGCTGCCCGTCTGGATCGTGATGCACGAGGATCTGTCGTCAAGCCCGCCCTGCCGGGCGGTCTTCGATGCGCTGGTCGACGGAATGACGGCCTACATCGCGGCCTGA
- the mobA gene encoding molybdenum cofactor guanylyltransferase MobA: MERGKPGLPIAGCLLAGGLSRRMGGNDKSLIELGGKTLARHAIDRLRPQVATLFINANGDPSRFSDLALPVVADEISGHQGPLAGVEAALSFAARYLPGITHVLTSAADTPFIPRDLAERLMAAGKPGDIVVARSAAGTHPVSALWPLVVAPKLREVLAAGERKVMKFVDDHPHAEALFEPIRSRGNSIDPFFNINTPDDLKIAEAFWTADGDIPPGLPVIGVAGWKNSGKTTLVVRLVSELVSRGFRVSTVKHAHHKFDIDHEGTDSWRHREAGAKEVCLVSTRRVASQLELRGDPEPPLGDILAGLAPTDIIIAEGFKESPIPKIEIRRLEAKSHDPLVDAVPNVVAIVADHPVVDLKGLPGFSIDAISDIADFVAQMTAGKTRP, encoded by the coding sequence GTGGAGCGCGGGAAACCGGGATTGCCGATTGCGGGCTGCCTTCTGGCTGGCGGCCTGTCGCGGCGCATGGGCGGCAACGACAAGAGCCTCATCGAGCTTGGCGGCAAGACGCTGGCCCGCCATGCGATCGACCGTCTCCGTCCGCAGGTCGCCACCCTCTTCATCAACGCCAACGGCGATCCCTCCCGTTTCTCGGACCTCGCGTTGCCGGTCGTGGCCGACGAGATCTCCGGCCACCAGGGCCCGCTTGCCGGCGTCGAGGCCGCGCTCTCCTTCGCGGCGCGCTACCTGCCGGGCATCACCCATGTGCTGACCAGCGCCGCGGACACCCCCTTCATTCCGCGCGACCTTGCCGAGCGCCTGATGGCAGCGGGTAAGCCCGGCGACATCGTCGTTGCCCGGTCTGCCGCCGGCACTCATCCCGTCAGCGCCCTCTGGCCGCTCGTCGTCGCACCGAAGCTGCGCGAGGTGCTGGCGGCCGGCGAGCGCAAGGTCATGAAATTCGTCGACGACCACCCGCATGCCGAGGCCCTGTTCGAACCGATCCGGAGCCGCGGCAACAGCATCGATCCCTTCTTCAACATCAACACGCCCGACGACCTGAAGATCGCAGAGGCCTTCTGGACGGCTGACGGCGACATTCCGCCGGGCCTGCCCGTGATCGGCGTCGCCGGCTGGAAGAATTCCGGCAAGACGACCCTCGTCGTCCGTCTCGTCAGCGAACTCGTCTCGCGCGGCTTCCGCGTCTCGACCGTCAAGCACGCCCACCACAAGTTCGACATCGACCACGAAGGCACCGATTCCTGGCGACACCGCGAGGCGGGAGCCAAAGAAGTCTGCCTCGTCTCGACCCGCCGCGTCGCGTCCCAGCTCGAATTGCGCGGCGATCCCGAGCCGCCGCTGGGCGACATCCTTGCCGGGCTCGCTCCGACCGACATCATCATCGCCGAAGGCTTCAAGGAATCGCCGATCCCGAAGATCGAGATCCGCCGCCTCGAGGCAAAGAGCCACGATCCCCTCGTCGACGCTGTGCCGAACGTGGTCGCCATCGTTGCTGATCACCCGGTCGTCGATCTCAAGGGCCTTCCCGGATTTTCCATCGACGCCATCAGCGACATTGCCGACTTCGTGGCGCAGATGACCGCGGGAAAGACCCGGCCATGA
- a CDS encoding ABC transporter permease — MESLWSLLSVGADGWGDEILAGSLLTISLALCTLPIGLVIGFFIALAKNSGEPTLVTASNIYTTIFRGLPELLTLFIIYFGVQIALKTLLALVGLPPIEINSFVAGMIALSLVFSSFSSEVFLSAFKGVASGQYEGADALGLTRFQTMRLVILPQIIRLALPGLSNLWLILLKDTSLVSVIGLSDILRQTSIAARVTREPFFFFFVACMIYLVLSIISSFGIGRIEAWTRRGEAR; from the coding sequence ATGGAATCGCTCTGGTCGCTTCTTTCCGTCGGTGCCGACGGCTGGGGAGACGAAATTCTCGCCGGCAGCCTGCTGACGATCTCGCTGGCGCTCTGCACCCTGCCGATCGGCCTCGTCATCGGCTTCTTCATCGCGCTCGCCAAGAATTCCGGCGAGCCGACGCTGGTCACGGCATCCAATATCTACACCACGATCTTCCGTGGCCTGCCCGAGCTGCTCACGCTCTTCATCATCTATTTCGGCGTCCAGATCGCATTGAAGACCCTGCTTGCTCTCGTCGGTCTGCCGCCAATCGAGATCAACAGCTTCGTTGCGGGCATGATCGCACTCAGCCTGGTCTTCTCGTCCTTTTCCAGCGAGGTGTTCCTGTCCGCCTTCAAGGGCGTTGCCTCGGGGCAATATGAGGGCGCCGATGCGCTTGGCCTGACGCGTTTCCAGACGATGCGGCTCGTGATCCTGCCGCAGATCATTCGTCTCGCCCTGCCCGGCCTGTCGAATCTCTGGCTGATCCTCCTGAAGGACACCTCACTCGTCTCGGTCATCGGGCTCTCCGATATCCTCCGACAGACCTCGATCGCGGCGCGCGTCACGCGCGAGCCCTTCTTCTTCTTTTTCGTCGCCTGCATGATCTATCTCGTCCTCTCGATCATTTCCTCCTTTGGCATTGGACGAATCGAGGCCTGGACACGGCGCGGGGAGGCTCGCTGA
- a CDS encoding gamma-butyrobetaine hydroxylase-like domain-containing protein — protein sequence MSASGHWPTEIRLSKDKKSLTVTFDGGATFDLAAEYLRVLSPSAEVQGHSPDQRQTVPGKRNVQILGVSPVGSYAVRLTFDDMHDSGLYTWDYLYQLGAEHDRFWTGYLEELAEKGLGRG from the coding sequence ATGTCTGCCAGCGGTCATTGGCCCACCGAAATCCGCCTTTCCAAGGACAAGAAGAGCCTGACGGTCACCTTCGACGGCGGCGCGACATTCGATCTTGCGGCAGAATACCTGCGGGTGCTCTCGCCCTCCGCCGAGGTGCAGGGGCATAGCCCGGACCAACGCCAGACGGTGCCCGGCAAGCGCAATGTGCAGATCCTCGGCGTCTCGCCGGTCGGCTCCTATGCGGTGCGGCTGACCTTCGACGACATGCATGACAGCGGCCTCTACACCTGGGACTACCTCTACCAGCTCGGGGCCGAGCACGACCGTTTCTGGACGGGCTATCTGGAGGAACTTGCGGAAAAGGGCCTTGGACGGGGCTAG
- a CDS encoding DMT family transporter, with protein MNDFRQTLIGIGAIMASSACFITNDTLMKLASSDLPLGQVMLVRGLIASALIMAVAWHFRAFHGARQHLTGLFGLRTLGEVGAMVLYLTALFHMPIANSTAIMQIVPLMMTAAGAVFLGDKVGWRRWGAVAVGFAGILIIVRPGAEGFNIFSILALGAAVSVTLRDLATRRFPPSMPTLLVTAITTVVVMLVGGVISAGQAVSGTQFQPLTLEVLLLLTGSACFVLGGYTMVIVAMRHGDTLTVAPFRYTQVLWAIVAGFLIWGQVPEPLTFLGIAIVVGSGIYTVQRERIRQRAEKRAATALITNR; from the coding sequence ATGAACGATTTTCGCCAGACCCTCATCGGCATCGGCGCCATCATGGCGTCGAGCGCCTGCTTCATCACCAACGACACGCTGATGAAACTGGCAAGCAGCGACCTGCCGCTCGGACAGGTCATGCTGGTGCGCGGGCTGATCGCGAGCGCGCTCATCATGGCCGTTGCCTGGCACTTCAGGGCCTTTCACGGCGCCCGGCAGCATTTGACCGGGCTCTTCGGCCTGCGCACGCTCGGCGAGGTCGGGGCCATGGTCCTCTACCTGACCGCCCTCTTCCACATGCCAATCGCCAACTCCACGGCGATCATGCAGATCGTCCCGCTGATGATGACGGCCGCCGGTGCGGTCTTCCTCGGCGACAAGGTCGGCTGGCGCCGTTGGGGGGCGGTCGCCGTGGGCTTTGCCGGCATCCTGATCATCGTCCGGCCCGGCGCTGAAGGCTTCAACATCTTCTCGATTTTGGCCCTTGGCGCGGCAGTCTCCGTCACATTGCGCGATCTTGCGACACGCCGGTTTCCGCCTTCCATGCCGACGCTTCTCGTCACGGCGATCACCACAGTCGTCGTCATGCTCGTCGGCGGTGTCATTTCAGCCGGTCAGGCCGTTTCCGGCACGCAGTTCCAGCCGCTGACGCTCGAAGTCCTCCTGCTTCTGACCGGCAGCGCCTGTTTCGTCCTCGGCGGCTACACGATGGTCATCGTCGCCATGCGCCATGGCGACACGCTGACGGTAGCGCCTTTCCGCTACACCCAGGTCCTATGGGCCATCGTCGCCGGATTTCTCATCTGGGGCCAAGTTCCCGAACCGCTCACTTTCCTCGGCATCGCCATCGTCGTCGGTTCCGGCATTTACACGGTCCAGCGCGAACGCATACGCCAGCGGGCGGAAAAGCGGGCCGCGACGGCGTTGATCACCAATCGCTGA
- a CDS encoding amino acid ABC transporter permease: protein MSEAGPRPKSALRKRLDQLPWWLVAAVICAVGFAVVIAADADYRTIFHALSAGIGTMLFVTVVAFFGAAALGLAIATAQSSRLRIVREAAIFYVEIMRGVPVLVLLFYIAFVGAPALIAAVNFVIAPLVSAGLMKAVLIRDFDLVWRAILALVLSYAAFLSEVFRAGIAAVGAGQVEAARALGMTRWQTFRLVVMPQAFRTILPPLGNDFVAMIKDSSLVSVLGVQDVTQLGKVYSSSTFLFFETYNVVAFIYLVTTVSLSLGVRALEKKLRRQGDAA from the coding sequence TTGAGCGAAGCCGGCCCGCGGCCGAAGTCGGCACTGAGGAAGCGGCTTGACCAGCTTCCCTGGTGGCTTGTCGCGGCCGTCATCTGCGCGGTCGGTTTCGCCGTCGTCATTGCAGCCGATGCGGACTATCGCACGATCTTCCACGCCCTTTCCGCCGGCATCGGCACGATGCTCTTCGTCACGGTCGTTGCCTTTTTCGGCGCTGCCGCGCTGGGCCTTGCAATCGCGACGGCGCAATCGTCGCGTTTGCGCATCGTCAGGGAAGCCGCGATCTTCTATGTCGAGATCATGCGCGGCGTGCCGGTTCTGGTGCTGCTCTTCTACATCGCCTTCGTCGGCGCGCCGGCTCTCATCGCCGCCGTCAATTTCGTCATCGCGCCGCTTGTCTCGGCCGGACTGATGAAGGCGGTGCTTATCCGCGATTTCGATCTCGTCTGGCGCGCGATCCTTGCCCTCGTCCTGAGCTACGCCGCCTTCCTGTCTGAGGTCTTCCGCGCGGGCATCGCAGCCGTCGGCGCGGGGCAGGTGGAGGCGGCCCGGGCGCTTGGCATGACGCGCTGGCAGACCTTCCGGCTGGTGGTCATGCCGCAGGCGTTCCGCACGATCCTGCCGCCGCTCGGCAACGATTTCGTCGCGATGATCAAGGATTCCTCGCTCGTTTCCGTGCTCGGCGTCCAGGACGTCACGCAGCTTGGAAAGGTCTACTCCTCCTCGACCTTCCTCTTTTTCGAGACCTACAACGTCGTCGCCTTCATCTATCTGGTGACGACGGTCAGCCTGTCGCTCGGCGTCAGGGCGCTCGAAAAAAAGCTCAGGCGGCAAGGGGATGCCGCCTGA
- the glp gene encoding gephyrin-like molybdotransferase Glp codes for MTGAPISGSFSDDCFRQEERLLLHDEAIRLILDRVPPIAASERIPIDQAVGRVMAETVVAQRNVPLTATSAVDGWAFAHADCLRLGGRLPISGRVLAGKAAHGPLTLGTAVRIFTGAAVPDGADTVAMQEDCRQDGEAILVPAGLKPGANRRDAGEDVAAGAIVIAPGTVLRPQELAAIGSLGMAKIAVTRRLRVALLSTGDEIVRPGQPIHPGEVYDANHVMLSNLLAPMDAVVHDLGILPDDAALVHAALEEAARHHDLILTSGGSSRGDGDHIAEALATLGHRHLWHLAIKPGKPLCFGQIGPCLFLGLPGNPVAALVNFLLYGQPLLARLSGHAWRAPTRFPVPAGFSIGTRKTGRREFLRGILTTDADGHLSAQKFSRDGSGLITGLRAADGLIEIPETVHSVTAGEPIAFIPFTEFGLPPRRTALPDDLM; via the coding sequence ATGACAGGAGCCCCGATATCCGGGAGTTTCTCCGACGATTGCTTCCGCCAGGAAGAACGGCTGCTTCTCCACGATGAGGCCATTCGCCTGATTCTCGACCGTGTCCCGCCAATCGCCGCAAGCGAGCGCATTCCGATCGACCAGGCCGTCGGACGCGTGATGGCCGAGACGGTCGTTGCCCAGCGCAATGTTCCGCTGACCGCGACATCGGCCGTCGACGGCTGGGCCTTCGCCCATGCCGATTGCCTGCGCCTTGGCGGCCGCCTGCCGATCTCCGGTCGCGTCCTCGCGGGCAAGGCCGCCCATGGCCCGCTGACGCTCGGCACGGCCGTGCGCATCTTCACCGGCGCCGCCGTTCCGGATGGCGCCGACACGGTCGCCATGCAGGAGGATTGCCGGCAGGATGGCGAGGCGATCCTGGTTCCCGCCGGCTTGAAGCCCGGCGCCAACCGCCGCGATGCCGGTGAGGACGTGGCGGCGGGGGCGATCGTGATCGCGCCCGGAACGGTCCTGCGACCGCAGGAGCTTGCTGCCATCGGCTCGCTCGGCATGGCCAAGATCGCGGTCACCCGGCGCCTGCGCGTCGCCCTCCTCTCCACAGGCGACGAGATCGTGCGTCCCGGCCAGCCGATCCATCCCGGCGAGGTCTACGACGCCAACCACGTGATGCTGTCCAACCTGCTGGCGCCGATGGATGCGGTCGTCCATGACCTCGGCATCCTGCCCGACGACGCGGCCCTCGTTCATGCCGCGCTGGAAGAAGCGGCAAGGCATCACGACCTCATCCTGACCAGCGGCGGCAGCAGCCGGGGCGATGGCGATCATATCGCCGAGGCGCTGGCAACCCTCGGCCATCGCCACCTCTGGCATCTGGCGATCAAGCCCGGAAAGCCGCTCTGCTTCGGCCAGATCGGTCCCTGCCTCTTCCTCGGGCTGCCCGGCAATCCGGTGGCAGCACTCGTCAACTTCCTGCTCTACGGCCAGCCCCTGCTCGCACGGCTCTCCGGTCACGCCTGGCGCGCGCCGACGCGCTTTCCCGTGCCTGCCGGCTTTTCCATCGGAACGCGCAAGACCGGACGCCGCGAGTTTCTGCGCGGCATCCTCACCACCGACGCCGACGGGCATTTGAGCGCTCAAAAATTCAGCCGCGATGGCTCGGGCTTGATCACCGGGCTTCGCGCCGCCGACGGGTTGATCGAGATCCCCGAGACTGTGCACAGCGTTACGGCGGGCGAGCCCATCGCCTTCATTCCATTCACGGAATTCGGCTTGCCTCCGCGACGTACTGCTCTTCCCGACGACCTGATGTAG
- a CDS encoding transporter substrate-binding domain-containing protein, translated as MRSILASTLALALSFMAGSANAADLPDLGGRTIVAVTENAYTPLNFVDPKTGEGMGWEYDAFNEIAKRLNAKVDWKLSSWDAMIQSVREGQFDVGMDGITINDERKEQVDFSIPYMISEQFMLVRADETRFTDAKSFGENPDLLVGAQPGTTNFYTAVYNVLDGNEQNPRIKLFETFGATVQALKAGDVDTVLMDQTSANGYIGASPGSFKTVGGPLGSESFGFIFKKGSDLVEPVNAAIKSMQDDGTIEALNKKWFFDYASAN; from the coding sequence ATGCGGTCCATTCTCGCTTCGACCCTCGCACTTGCGCTCAGCTTCATGGCGGGATCGGCCAATGCCGCCGACCTTCCCGATCTCGGTGGCCGCACCATCGTCGCGGTGACGGAAAACGCCTATACGCCGCTGAATTTCGTCGATCCGAAGACGGGCGAGGGGATGGGCTGGGAGTATGACGCCTTCAACGAGATCGCCAAGCGGCTCAACGCCAAGGTCGACTGGAAGCTGTCGAGCTGGGACGCGATGATCCAGTCGGTGCGCGAAGGCCAGTTCGACGTTGGCATGGACGGCATCACCATCAACGACGAGCGCAAGGAGCAGGTGGACTTCTCGATCCCCTACATGATCTCCGAGCAGTTCATGCTGGTGCGGGCCGACGAAACGCGGTTCACCGACGCCAAGAGCTTCGGCGAGAACCCGGACCTTCTGGTCGGCGCCCAGCCGGGCACGACCAATTTCTACACGGCCGTCTACAACGTGCTCGATGGCAATGAGCAGAACCCACGCATCAAGCTCTTCGAGACCTTCGGGGCCACGGTTCAGGCTCTCAAGGCCGGCGATGTCGACACGGTGCTGATGGACCAGACCTCGGCCAATGGCTACATCGGCGCTTCGCCGGGCAGCTTCAAGACGGTCGGCGGGCCGCTCGGTTCGGAATCCTTCGGCTTCATCTTCAAGAAGGGCTCGGACCTCGTCGAGCCCGTCAATGCGGCGATCAAGTCGATGCAGGACGACGGCACCATCGAGGCGCTGAACAAGAAGTGGTTCTTCGACTACGCGAGCGCCAATTGA
- a CDS encoding ABC transporter permease, translating to MSTTDTLPPPVSTVRPWTGKRIAGHVFLGFWILLGLVIVYSVASGWDGEFIAKYGPRLWDGLQTTLWLCFWSLLIGALLSLPITLGRLSSNRIFSSLAFAWVYFFRGTPLLAQTFLVYYGAGSFREALEVVGLWSFFRDAVFCVIFTFALNTSAYQAEILSGAIRNVPKGQREAGASLSLPAWVTFFKVILPQALIVALRPYGNEIILMIKGSAIASIVTVLDLMGETRYAFSKSFNFEAYLWAAVLYLAMVEVIRRIWDMLEGRLTRHLKRKSED from the coding sequence ATGAGCACGACGGACACCCTGCCGCCGCCCGTCTCCACGGTACGCCCCTGGACGGGCAAGCGAATCGCTGGCCACGTCTTCCTGGGCTTCTGGATCCTGCTCGGCCTTGTAATCGTTTATTCCGTCGCGTCCGGCTGGGATGGCGAATTCATCGCCAAATACGGCCCCCGCTTGTGGGACGGCCTCCAGACCACGCTCTGGCTCTGCTTCTGGTCGCTCCTGATCGGCGCGCTGCTGTCGCTGCCGATCACCCTGGGCCGCCTGTCGAGCAACCGGATTTTCTCCAGCCTCGCCTTCGCCTGGGTCTACTTCTTCCGCGGCACACCGCTGCTCGCCCAGACCTTCCTCGTCTACTACGGCGCGGGCTCCTTTCGTGAAGCCCTCGAAGTCGTCGGGCTCTGGAGCTTCTTCCGCGACGCGGTCTTCTGCGTGATCTTCACCTTCGCGCTCAACACCTCGGCCTATCAGGCGGAGATTCTGAGCGGTGCCATCCGCAACGTGCCGAAGGGCCAGCGCGAGGCCGGCGCGTCGCTGTCCCTGCCCGCATGGGTGACCTTCTTCAAGGTGATTCTGCCCCAGGCGCTGATCGTTGCGCTCCGCCCCTACGGCAACGAGATCATCCTGATGATCAAGGGCTCGGCCATCGCCTCCATCGTCACCGTGCTGGATCTCATGGGCGAGACCCGCTACGCCTTCTCCAAATCCTTCAATTTCGAGGCCTATCTCTGGGCCGCCGTGCTCTACCTCGCCATGGTGGAAGTCATCCGCCGAATCTGGGATATGCTGGAAGGCCGGCTGACCCGCCATCTCAAGCGCAAATCCGAGGATTGA
- a CDS encoding ABC transporter substrate-binding protein — MSFFKRIALAAAVVVMAAGAAEAKDWTVVRMGTEGAYPPFNYIDSNGELKGFDIDIGKALCEAMKVKCEWVTQDWDGIIPALQAGKFDTIIASMSITDERMKQIDFSNKYYNSPPAIVTPKDTKMTGATADDMKGAVIGAQTSTTHSQMIEKHFPGAELKLYPTAEELQLDLENGRLDGAIDDVIVIKDWLKTDAGACCKVLSTLTPDPEIYGPGAGIGVRKEDADLKEMLNKAIDQIRADGTYKKINDAYFDFDVYGG, encoded by the coding sequence ATGAGTTTCTTCAAGCGTATTGCTCTCGCGGCCGCGGTCGTCGTCATGGCCGCCGGAGCCGCAGAGGCCAAGGATTGGACCGTCGTCCGCATGGGGACGGAAGGCGCCTATCCGCCCTTCAACTACATCGACAGCAACGGGGAACTGAAAGGCTTCGACATCGACATCGGCAAGGCGCTCTGCGAGGCCATGAAGGTCAAGTGCGAGTGGGTCACGCAGGACTGGGACGGCATCATCCCCGCCCTTCAGGCCGGCAAGTTCGATACGATCATCGCCTCCATGTCGATCACCGACGAGCGCATGAAGCAGATCGACTTCTCCAACAAATATTACAACTCCCCGCCCGCGATCGTTACGCCCAAGGACACCAAGATGACGGGTGCGACGGCCGACGACATGAAGGGCGCTGTGATCGGTGCCCAGACCTCGACGACCCACTCCCAGATGATCGAGAAGCACTTCCCCGGTGCCGAGCTGAAGCTCTATCCGACCGCCGAGGAACTGCAGCTCGACCTTGAGAACGGCCGCCTCGACGGCGCCATCGACGATGTCATCGTCATCAAGGACTGGCTTAAGACGGACGCCGGCGCCTGCTGCAAGGTGCTGTCCACGCTGACCCCGGATCCTGAAATCTATGGCCCCGGCGCCGGCATCGGCGTGCGCAAGGAAGACGCTGATCTGAAGGAAATGCTGAACAAGGCCATCGATCAGATTCGGGCCGACGGCACCTACAAGAAGATCAACGACGCCTATTTCGACTTCGACGTCTACGGCGGCTGA
- the lipB gene encoding lipoyl(octanoyl) transferase LipB, translating to MVNARDEIETDFLSRDGSPAVEWVISDHLIPYPEAIAAMEAHVNAIAAGTAGERVWLLEHPPVYTAGTSARREDLVEPERFPVYETGRGGQFTYHGPGQRVAYVMLDLKRRRQDVRAYVAALEAWIIATLWQFHVRGERREDRVGVWVRRPDRGETAEDKIAAIGIRVRRWVTFHGISLNVEPDLSHFSGIVPCGVKDHGVTSLVDLGLPLTMEDVDSVMRTEFEKIFGPTTAITP from the coding sequence ATGGTTAATGCGCGCGATGAAATCGAGACCGATTTTCTGAGCCGGGACGGTTCGCCTGCGGTCGAATGGGTCATCTCGGACCACCTCATCCCCTACCCCGAGGCCATCGCCGCCATGGAAGCCCATGTCAACGCGATCGCGGCCGGAACGGCCGGCGAGCGGGTCTGGCTGCTCGAACACCCACCGGTCTATACGGCCGGTACCAGCGCCCGGCGCGAGGACCTTGTCGAGCCGGAGCGCTTCCCTGTCTACGAGACCGGTCGCGGCGGCCAGTTCACCTATCACGGCCCCGGCCAGCGCGTTGCCTACGTCATGCTGGACCTGAAACGCCGGCGGCAGGACGTCCGCGCCTATGTGGCGGCGCTGGAGGCCTGGATCATCGCAACGCTCTGGCAGTTCCACGTGCGCGGCGAGCGGCGCGAGGACCGCGTCGGCGTCTGGGTGCGCCGGCCGGACCGCGGCGAGACGGCAGAGGACAAGATCGCCGCCATTGGCATCCGCGTGCGCCGCTGGGTCACCTTCCACGGCATCAGCCTCAACGTGGAGCCGGATCTGTCTCATTTCTCCGGCATCGTCCCCTGCGGCGTGAAGGACCATGGCGTCACCAGCCTCGTCGATCTCGGCCTGCCGCTGACGATGGAAGACGTCGATTCGGTCATGCGCACCGAGTTCGAGAAGATATTCGGCCCCACAACGGCGATCACGCCATAG
- a CDS encoding FliM/FliN family flagellar motor switch protein, whose product MSTMDKIAVEISVMLGSSIMPVHQLLRMGRGAVIELETGADDDVDIYANDIKIARGQVVLKGERVSIQITEVLKRNPLFRYTPAVKKVAGGKD is encoded by the coding sequence ATGTCAACGATGGACAAGATTGCGGTAGAAATCTCGGTGATGCTCGGCTCGTCGATTATGCCGGTGCACCAGCTTCTGCGCATGGGCCGCGGCGCCGTGATCGAGCTTGAGACCGGCGCCGACGACGATGTGGACATCTATGCCAACGACATCAAGATCGCGCGCGGTCAGGTGGTGCTGAAGGGCGAGCGCGTCAGCATCCAGATCACCGAGGTTTTGAAGCGCAATCCGCTCTTCCGCTATACGCCGGCGGTCAAGAAGGTGGCCGGCGGGAAAGACTAG